The following proteins are encoded in a genomic region of Anaerolineae bacterium:
- a CDS encoding Rubrerythrin translates to MDIRKIYEYALQRELEGKRFFEENAERLQHAAAKGAFKVLAQEEQKHIFFIEKQLASLNEGQSVVVMEESLQPSSSFFAQRAESEQVDQSVAQAMVADLPVLRMAYLIERDFAEFYEMAASKAEGSAKQVLQSLAEWERTHEALFKNMHDTIFEQYAQMPWGG, encoded by the coding sequence ATGGATATTCGCAAAATCTATGAATACGCCCTGCAACGCGAGCTCGAAGGGAAGCGCTTTTTCGAAGAAAACGCTGAACGACTTCAACACGCGGCGGCAAAAGGAGCGTTCAAAGTCCTGGCACAAGAAGAACAGAAGCACATTTTCTTCATCGAGAAGCAACTGGCATCCCTGAATGAAGGTCAGTCGGTGGTAGTGATGGAAGAGAGTCTACAACCAAGTAGCAGCTTCTTTGCGCAGCGGGCAGAAAGCGAGCAAGTCGATCAAAGCGTCGCACAGGCTATGGTAGCCGATCTCCCCGTATTGCGAATGGCATACCTGATCGAGCGAGACTTTGCCGAGTTCTATGAGATGGCAGCCAGCAAAGCCGAAGGATCGGCAAAACAGGTTTTACAATCCCTGGCTGAATGGGAACGGACTCACGAAGCACTGTTCAAAAATATGCATGATACGATCTTTGAACAGTATGCCCAGATGCCCTGGGGTGGCTAG
- a CDS encoding NADH-ubiquinone oxidoreductase chain F, producing MFEPILTRNIYRPNSEKIYTYLANGGYEAVRLALTKSPDELIEMVKRSGLRGRGGAGFPAGVKWGFMPKEADVPKIVAVNTDEGEPGTFKDREIVERDPHQVIEGVIIASYAVGAHRAYVYIRGEFFLGVKRWIKAIADAYEHGFLGKNILGSGFDLDMSVHRGAGAYICGEETAMLESLEGKPGNPRLKPPYPAQVGLFGYPTLVHNIETLACIPHIILRGPEWFASIGTAESKGPKIFSVSGHVNKPGNYELPLGTTIGEIIYEHAGGIRGGKKLKAVIPGGASTPVLTAEHVDVPMAFETLAAVGSQLGTGAMIVMDETTCMVEVARRLTKFFAHESCGRCVPCRLGSRRLYEILERIERGKGKPADIDLALELAREIDGLTFCPMGSALVNPARSTIKHFRSEYDFHITHKKCWVGNQIH from the coding sequence ATGTTTGAACCAATCCTGACCCGTAATATCTATCGCCCCAATTCTGAGAAAATTTACACCTACCTTGCTAATGGTGGCTATGAAGCTGTCCGTCTGGCTCTAACGAAATCTCCAGACGAATTGATTGAGATGGTTAAGCGCTCTGGATTGCGAGGGCGAGGTGGAGCCGGATTCCCGGCCGGGGTTAAATGGGGCTTCATGCCCAAAGAAGCGGATGTGCCTAAAATCGTGGCGGTTAACACGGATGAAGGCGAACCAGGTACCTTCAAAGATCGCGAAATTGTCGAACGCGATCCTCATCAGGTGATTGAAGGGGTGATTATTGCCAGCTATGCGGTTGGTGCTCATCGAGCGTACGTCTATATCCGCGGCGAGTTCTTCTTGGGCGTTAAGCGCTGGATCAAAGCCATTGCCGATGCATACGAACACGGTTTTTTAGGCAAAAACATTCTCGGCTCCGGTTTTGATCTGGATATGTCCGTCCATCGCGGGGCAGGGGCGTATATCTGCGGCGAAGAAACCGCCATGCTGGAATCGCTCGAGGGTAAACCGGGTAATCCCCGCCTGAAACCTCCCTACCCCGCCCAGGTGGGGCTATTCGGTTATCCAACCCTGGTGCATAACATTGAAACCTTAGCATGTATTCCTCATATCATCCTGCGCGGTCCAGAATGGTTTGCCAGCATTGGCACAGCTGAAAGCAAGGGGCCAAAAATTTTTTCAGTCAGTGGGCATGTCAACAAACCGGGCAATTACGAATTGCCGCTCGGAACAACCATTGGAGAGATCATTTACGAACACGCCGGAGGCATTCGGGGCGGTAAAAAGCTCAAAGCCGTGATCCCTGGTGGCGCTTCTACACCGGTCTTAACCGCCGAACATGTTGATGTCCCCATGGCTTTTGAAACCTTAGCCGCTGTGGGCAGCCAGCTAGGGACCGGGGCAATGATTGTAATGGACGAAACAACCTGTATGGTTGAAGTTGCCCGCCGCCTGACCAAGTTCTTTGCCCATGAATCCTGCGGTCGTTGTGTCCCCTGTCGGTTAGGCTCACGCAGGCTATACGAAATTTTGGAACGCATCGAGCGCGGGAAGGGCAAACCTGCCGATATTGACCTTGCACTTGAATTGGCACGAGAGATCGATGGGCTTACCTTCTGCCCCATGGGTTCAGCTCTCGTCAACCCCGCCCGTTCTACAATCAAACACTTTCGGAGTGAGTATGACTTTCATATCACCCACAAAAAATGTTGGGTGGGAAATCAGATCCATTGA
- a CDS encoding NADH-ubiquinone oxidoreductase chain E encodes MVATPSTTTRRIEPVEDVRKRAMLLAALYIAQEQYGWLNDEAIRRVAERLDLTVGQVKSTASFYTMFKLQPQGKYRIQVCEGLSCYLVGGAEPIINYVAEKLGIRPGETTPDGRFTLEVVQCLAACGTAPAIKVNDDLYENMTLSAIDQLLERLQQER; translated from the coding sequence ATGGTAGCAACTCCATCGACAACCACCCGAAGAATCGAGCCAGTGGAAGATGTCCGCAAACGAGCCATGTTACTGGCTGCCCTGTATATCGCCCAGGAGCAGTATGGTTGGTTGAACGATGAAGCGATTCGGCGCGTGGCTGAGCGATTAGACCTGACCGTGGGGCAGGTCAAGAGCACAGCCAGTTTCTACACCATGTTCAAGCTTCAACCGCAAGGAAAATATCGCATTCAGGTCTGTGAAGGCCTGTCTTGTTATCTGGTAGGCGGGGCAGAGCCAATTATCAACTATGTAGCGGAAAAGCTGGGCATCCGACCCGGCGAGACCACACCCGATGGCAGGTTTACCCTTGAAGTTGTCCAATGCCTGGCTGCCTGCGGGACAGCCCCGGCGATTAAGGTCAACGATGACCTGTATGAGAACATGACCCTCTCTGCGATCGATCAATTGCTGGAACGCCTGCAACAAGAACGATAA
- a CDS encoding putative response regulator gives MTIARILIVDDDPDFCEISRTILEPAGYEVITAADSLEAMERIESDWPDLILLDLVLNRVDEGLEFGERLHHDPILRHLPIVFVTSIADTRYAERIKAEDVHYAAAWLPKPFSPQTLIQTVGSVLEQRK, from the coding sequence ATGACCATTGCCCGCATTTTAATCGTGGATGACGATCCGGATTTCTGTGAGATCAGCCGCACGATTTTAGAACCGGCTGGGTATGAAGTCATCACCGCTGCTGATTCCCTTGAGGCAATGGAACGCATTGAGAGCGATTGGCCCGACCTGATCCTTTTGGATCTGGTGCTGAATCGTGTCGATGAGGGACTGGAGTTCGGCGAACGCTTACATCACGACCCTATCTTGCGCCATTTACCGATCGTTTTTGTCACCTCGATTGCAGATACCCGCTATGCTGAGCGGATTAAAGCCGAAGATGTCCACTACGCAGCCGCCTGGCTACCCAAACCTTTTTCACCGCAAACGCTGATTCAAACGGTCGGAAGCGTCTTAGAACAAAGGAAGTAA